From the Deltaproteobacteria bacterium genome, one window contains:
- a CDS encoding anaerobic glycerol-3-phosphate dehydrogenase subunit C, which translates to MTKLPAYDPTDPRYYDEKDLRSEVERIFGLCADCRLCNKFCGSFPKMFEAVDNYCTDEKYAEVDIKKFTAADVKTVVDMCFQCKLCDINCPYTPSSNHEWAIDFPRLMARAKAIEVKKHGVPWQDRLLGNPDLIGKFARWTAPIANWANENTAHRLFMQGALGIHRDKKLPPFYWKTFAARFRSSWKNPQGEPSAKIAFFATCFVNYNAPGLGMDTLEVMARNNVDVVFAYEQCCGMPLWHNGDMDGAIAAARKNVVALLPHVNAGRTIVATNPTCSQMLRVEYPRLLGTEDAKTVAKKTTDPTEFLASLAAQGKLNREFRTSAGTVAYHMPCHLRAQNIGYKTRDVLSLLPNTKVEVIEACSGHDGTWAMKKENFEASLKWGGKAFRDITSIKPDVSCSDCPMAAIQIQQGTGRKPLNPIEILAKSYRGEQIIGRDK; encoded by the coding sequence ATGACAAAACTTCCGGCCTACGATCCAACTGATCCGCGGTACTACGACGAGAAAGACCTACGTTCAGAAGTAGAACGCATCTTTGGGCTGTGTGCAGACTGCCGCCTGTGCAACAAATTCTGCGGCAGTTTTCCCAAGATGTTCGAGGCTGTGGATAACTATTGTACCGATGAAAAATACGCCGAGGTCGATATCAAGAAATTTACCGCCGCGGATGTCAAAACCGTCGTCGACATGTGCTTCCAGTGCAAACTGTGTGACATCAACTGCCCCTATACACCGAGTAGTAACCATGAATGGGCGATCGATTTTCCTCGCCTGATGGCGCGCGCAAAAGCTATAGAGGTCAAAAAGCATGGCGTCCCGTGGCAAGACCGTTTGCTGGGCAACCCGGACCTCATCGGAAAATTCGCCCGCTGGACTGCACCCATTGCCAACTGGGCGAATGAGAACACCGCACACCGCCTTTTCATGCAAGGTGCCCTGGGAATTCACCGAGATAAGAAACTGCCACCGTTTTATTGGAAGACATTTGCCGCCCGGTTTCGTTCATCATGGAAGAATCCTCAAGGGGAACCGAGCGCAAAGATCGCTTTCTTCGCCACGTGTTTTGTCAACTACAACGCTCCAGGCTTAGGCATGGACACACTCGAAGTGATGGCACGCAATAACGTCGATGTCGTCTTCGCTTATGAACAGTGCTGTGGAATGCCGTTGTGGCACAATGGCGATATGGATGGTGCGATTGCCGCGGCACGCAAGAACGTCGTAGCCCTCCTTCCTCACGTCAACGCTGGCCGGACTATCGTGGCAACGAACCCAACCTGCTCACAAATGTTGCGCGTAGAGTACCCTCGACTCTTGGGCACTGAAGATGCCAAGACCGTCGCCAAGAAAACCACTGACCCGACCGAATTTCTTGCGTCACTCGCCGCTCAGGGGAAGCTTAACCGCGAGTTCAGGACGAGCGCAGGTACAGTGGCATATCACATGCCGTGCCATCTCCGCGCACAAAATATCGGCTACAAGACACGTGATGTGTTGTCGTTGCTCCCGAACACAAAAGTCGAGGTGATCGAAGCCTGTTCTGGTCACGACGGTACCTGGGCGATGAAAAAAGAAAATTTTGAAGCCTCACTCAAATGGGGTGGAAAAGCGTTTCGCGATATCACCAGTATCAAACCGGATGTGAGTTGTTCGGATTGCCCTATGGCCGCGATCCAAATCCAGCAAGGGACGGGGCGTAAACCCTTGAACCCTATCGAAATTTTGGCCAAAAGCTATCGTGGTGAACAGATTATCGGCAGGGATAAATAG
- a CDS encoding ATP-dependent Clp protease adaptor ClpS: MRDARTLKRSLRKTFSRGNLRHESGRPPHYAVVLHGDWINSSQYIARMLQKTFFYSHTKANYLALLARFVGRCTVWKGPFEIAEMKAYQLRAYGPDPRRITAGARPLDVTLEPLQRR; the protein is encoded by the coding sequence ATGCGTGATGCCCGCACACTGAAGCGCAGTTTACGGAAAACCTTTTCACGTGGAAATCTCCGCCATGAGTCTGGACGGCCACCTCACTATGCGGTGGTACTGCATGGCGATTGGATTAACAGTTCGCAATATATTGCGCGCATGCTACAGAAGACGTTTTTCTATAGCCATACCAAAGCGAATTATCTGGCGCTGCTGGCGCGTTTTGTTGGGCGCTGTACGGTCTGGAAAGGGCCCTTTGAAATTGCAGAAATGAAAGCGTACCAGTTACGTGCCTATGGACCGGACCCGCGTCGTATTACCGCTGGGGCGCGTCCTTTAGATGTGACGCTGGAACCATTACAGCGGCGGTAG
- a CDS encoding MaoC family dehydratase → MATFASHRKLSDNSYIEIAGVEYDDFEEGDIFEHRPGRTLTADENRLHTMRAADLSPRVVDAVYNENVYGGQQVIGETFVLSVVTALTTKTFNKVVANLGWKNIEFPTPVMAGDTIYAESEVLGKRESQSRPTQGVLHIRTRAVNQRGEEVCRFERRLLIYKRGLGPYEAAGY, encoded by the coding sequence ATGGCGACGTTCGCTTCTCACAGAAAGTTATCCGATAACAGCTACATCGAGATCGCTGGGGTAGAGTATGACGATTTCGAGGAAGGCGACATCTTCGAGCATCGCCCAGGGCGAACGCTGACTGCGGACGAGAATCGTCTTCACACGATGCGCGCTGCTGACCTTTCTCCGCGCGTCGTCGACGCTGTGTATAACGAGAACGTATACGGCGGACAGCAGGTCATCGGCGAAACGTTTGTGTTGAGTGTCGTGACCGCATTAACAACGAAAACGTTTAACAAAGTGGTGGCCAATCTCGGCTGGAAAAATATCGAGTTCCCCACCCCTGTCATGGCTGGTGATACGATCTATGCCGAGTCAGAAGTGTTAGGGAAACGAGAGTCGCAATCACGTCCGACCCAAGGCGTGTTGCATATTCGGACACGAGCCGTGAATCAGCGTGGCGAGGAAGTGTGCCGGTTTGAGCGTCGTCTGCTGATCTACAAACGAGGACTGGGACCATACGAAGCTGCAGGGTATTAG
- a CDS encoding MaoC family dehydratase — protein sequence MTELAFTSHVKVGEKRYRERFGLDFEDFATGQVFKHRPGLTVSQQDNVEESMDTLNQAMIHFDERYASTTEFTKPLVVSTLTLQRLIGLTWKTFAKKIRILRWADISMTRPVFGGDTLYAETEIKEKQEVPNDPTCGKLTVITRGVNQQGTVICSMEYDLLVYRKRYVPFDKIQY from the coding sequence ATGACTGAGCTTGCTTTTACTTCGCATGTGAAAGTCGGTGAAAAGCGCTACCGCGAACGCTTTGGTCTCGATTTTGAGGACTTTGCGACTGGCCAGGTGTTCAAACATCGCCCAGGTTTAACCGTTTCTCAACAAGATAATGTTGAAGAATCTATGGATACACTTAATCAAGCGATGATCCATTTTGATGAACGTTATGCGTCAACCACCGAATTTACCAAGCCGCTGGTTGTGAGTACCCTTACCCTGCAACGGCTCATTGGGCTGACCTGGAAGACCTTTGCTAAAAAAATTCGCATCCTTAGGTGGGCTGATATTAGTATGACTCGTCCTGTGTTTGGCGGTGACACTCTCTATGCTGAGACAGAAATAAAGGAAAAACAAGAGGTTCCAAATGATCCGACCTGCGGTAAGCTGACGGTCATCACCAGGGGAGTCAATCAACAGGGGACGGTTATCTGCTCGATGGAGTATGATCTTCTTGTCTATAGAAAGAGGTATGTCCCCTTTGACAAAATCCAATACTAA
- the clpA gene encoding ATP-dependent Clp protease ATP-binding subunit ClpA encodes MLRLSRELEATFSLAIKEAKRRHHEYLCLEHILYALTFDDAVATIIRHCGGNVKALQRDLEDFFKDNIEQLPDGVDAEPQQTLGFQRVLQRAAAHVQSSGKEVVEGRNVLVALFREENSHALYLLQRQGIARLDVLNYISHGISKIPTEDEETPASRADDHAPAPDDEDEARPVKNPLEAFASNLVQRAKDGLIDPLIGRQNELERTIHVLCRRRKNNPIYVGDSGVGKTAIVDGLALQIAKGEVPEVLKDATIYSLDMGAVLAGTKFRGQFEERLKAVLNELKKRPEAILFIDEIHTIVGAGATSGGSMDASNILKPALTSGSLRCIGATTYHEYRSYFERDRALARRFQKIEVHEPSVDETVQILEGLKDHYEKHHNVTYTPEALRAAAELSAKYINDRFLPDKAIDVIDEVGASFKIKAATVDRTVRDTDIEDVVAKIARIPPRSVSVSDKERLQNLDADLKRVVFGQDKAIQTVVTAIKLSRAGLGHPEKPVGSFLFTGPTGVGKTEVAKQLAATLGLQFLRFDMSEYMEKHTVSRLIGAPPGYVGFDQGGLLTEAITRNPHAVLLLDEIEKAHPDLFNILLQVMDHATLTDNNGKKADFRHVILIMTSNAGAREMASASIGFGDRSNLGKGEQALERLFSPEFRNRLDATVTFGPLVPEAIEKVVDKFVAEVVQQLVEKKVTITLTPAARKYLAEKGYDKTFGARPMARLIQKEIKQVLADEILFGRLQNGGNAEVDLGEDGLVFKYDVPPVEEGAVAAAV; translated from the coding sequence ATGTTACGACTGAGCCGAGAATTAGAAGCCACGTTTTCTCTAGCGATTAAAGAAGCGAAGCGTCGCCACCACGAGTATCTGTGCTTGGAGCATATCCTTTATGCGCTGACGTTCGATGACGCGGTCGCCACGATCATTCGCCACTGTGGTGGCAACGTGAAAGCGCTCCAACGCGATTTGGAAGATTTCTTCAAGGATAATATCGAACAGCTGCCTGACGGTGTCGACGCCGAGCCTCAGCAGACACTCGGTTTCCAACGTGTCTTACAAAGAGCGGCGGCGCACGTGCAATCGAGCGGGAAAGAAGTTGTCGAAGGTCGTAATGTGCTGGTAGCCCTGTTCCGTGAAGAGAATAGCCATGCTCTCTACTTGTTACAACGACAAGGTATAGCTCGACTCGATGTGTTGAACTACATTTCGCACGGCATTTCGAAGATTCCGACAGAAGACGAGGAAACTCCGGCTTCGCGTGCAGATGACCATGCTCCGGCCCCGGATGACGAAGACGAAGCCAGACCAGTGAAGAACCCGCTTGAGGCGTTTGCGTCAAACCTTGTGCAACGAGCGAAAGACGGACTCATTGACCCACTGATTGGTCGGCAGAACGAGCTTGAGCGAACGATCCACGTTTTATGTCGACGGCGTAAGAATAATCCTATTTATGTCGGAGATTCGGGCGTCGGGAAGACGGCAATCGTTGATGGACTGGCTCTGCAAATCGCCAAAGGTGAGGTGCCCGAGGTACTGAAAGATGCGACGATTTACTCGCTCGATATGGGAGCGGTACTGGCAGGGACAAAATTTCGCGGCCAGTTCGAAGAACGGCTGAAAGCCGTGCTGAACGAATTGAAGAAACGTCCCGAAGCCATCTTGTTTATCGATGAGATTCACACGATTGTCGGAGCTGGTGCGACCAGTGGTGGTTCAATGGATGCGTCAAACATCCTGAAGCCTGCTCTTACCTCGGGTTCTCTCCGTTGTATCGGTGCAACCACCTATCACGAATATCGCAGCTATTTCGAGCGTGATCGCGCGCTTGCACGACGCTTCCAGAAGATTGAGGTGCATGAACCGAGTGTCGATGAGACCGTGCAAATTCTTGAAGGATTGAAGGATCATTACGAGAAACATCACAATGTGACGTACACCCCAGAAGCGTTACGTGCGGCAGCAGAGCTATCCGCGAAATATATCAATGACCGTTTCCTGCCTGATAAAGCTATTGATGTGATCGACGAAGTGGGAGCTTCGTTCAAAATTAAGGCTGCGACTGTAGATCGCACAGTGAGAGATACGGACATCGAAGACGTTGTTGCCAAGATCGCACGAATTCCCCCGCGTAGCGTGTCGGTATCTGACAAGGAGCGCTTACAGAATCTCGACGCCGATCTCAAGCGAGTGGTCTTTGGGCAAGATAAAGCGATCCAGACGGTGGTGACGGCCATCAAGCTCTCTCGCGCTGGACTAGGCCACCCAGAAAAGCCAGTTGGGTCGTTTCTTTTCACTGGCCCAACCGGTGTAGGAAAAACCGAAGTCGCGAAGCAGTTGGCGGCAACCCTAGGACTGCAGTTCTTGCGCTTCGACATGAGTGAGTACATGGAGAAGCATACGGTTTCGCGCTTGATCGGGGCGCCTCCGGGGTATGTCGGTTTCGACCAAGGCGGATTGCTCACCGAGGCGATTACGCGCAATCCTCACGCGGTGTTACTGCTTGATGAAATTGAGAAGGCCCATCCTGATTTGTTCAATATTCTTTTGCAGGTCATGGACCATGCCACGCTAACCGATAACAATGGCAAGAAAGCGGACTTTCGTCATGTCATTCTGATCATGACGAGTAACGCTGGTGCCCGAGAAATGGCCTCGGCCTCGATCGGTTTTGGCGATCGTTCTAATCTCGGCAAAGGTGAACAAGCACTGGAACGTCTGTTTAGTCCTGAATTCCGTAACCGCTTAGATGCAACGGTGACGTTTGGTCCACTCGTACCAGAGGCGATCGAAAAGGTCGTCGATAAATTTGTTGCCGAAGTTGTCCAGCAGCTTGTTGAAAAGAAAGTAACGATCACGCTTACGCCCGCCGCGCGCAAATATCTCGCAGAGAAGGGGTATGACAAAACCTTCGGTGCGCGGCCCATGGCACGCCTCATCCAGAAGGAAATTAAGCAAGTCCTGGCCGATGAAATTCTTTTTGGCAGACTCCAGAACGGAGGCAATGCCGAGGTCGATTTGGGCGAAGACGGGCTTGTCTTTAAGTACGACGTGCCACCGGTGGAAGAGGGAGCGGTTGCCGCAGCGGTGTAA
- the clpS gene encoding ATP-dependent Clp protease adapter ClpS, protein MKNPSDTNPDFDHGVVTETEKKLKKPPLYKVLLHNDDYTTMEFVVYILQSVFHHESTKATQIMLHVHRKGVGVAGVYTHEVAETKVNRVHELAKEYEFPLKCSMEEA, encoded by the coding sequence ATGAAAAACCCGAGCGACACCAATCCTGATTTTGACCATGGCGTTGTTACCGAAACTGAGAAGAAGCTCAAGAAACCGCCTTTGTATAAGGTCCTGCTCCATAATGATGACTACACAACGATGGAATTTGTCGTCTATATCCTCCAGTCGGTGTTTCATCATGAGTCCACGAAAGCGACCCAGATTATGTTGCATGTGCATCGCAAGGGAGTCGGAGTTGCTGGGGTCTATACGCACGAAGTTGCCGAAACGAAAGTGAACCGGGTGCATGAACTGGCAAAGGAATACGAGTTCCCATTAAAGTGCAGCATGGAAGAAGCGTGA
- a CDS encoding PEP-CTERM sorting domain-containing protein has protein sequence MRQFKLLVLTVAALLSINGLAQASTIDINSLINKGTITADSLTGSLSAQVNGNTVDLGANAKANYNSETGRTFASASGTGTNGSTFTVSLNGDPDPEIIWTASMTAGTTDTTYLFTFIQPFIGGPYGTLHSDVSGSTTASNSGGAGVQVTNIGLQVGTDPGTIYDHLVNGSCSTGGGSQLCPAFADLNINPLNPPTDSIGNMKVVFGATVSAFDAATFNGKLTLDGQVPEPGTVILLGSGLIALAWLRRKQTNS, from the coding sequence ATGAGGCAGTTTAAGTTGTTGGTTTTGACGGTGGCGGCACTGCTCTCGATCAATGGTCTTGCTCAAGCAAGCACGATTGATATCAATTCGTTGATCAACAAGGGCACTATCACCGCAGACAGTTTGACAGGGTCACTCTCTGCACAAGTCAACGGGAATACAGTAGACCTCGGTGCCAATGCCAAAGCCAATTATAATTCAGAAACCGGTCGCACGTTTGCATCAGCAAGTGGGACAGGAACGAATGGATCGACATTTACCGTGTCACTGAACGGCGACCCAGATCCAGAAATTATCTGGACTGCATCAATGACTGCAGGTACCACGGACACAACTTACCTTTTCACGTTCATTCAGCCGTTCATTGGCGGACCATACGGGACCCTCCATTCAGACGTCAGTGGCAGCACGACAGCAAGCAATTCAGGAGGTGCTGGCGTGCAAGTAACTAATATCGGTCTCCAGGTCGGTACTGATCCAGGGACCATCTACGACCACCTCGTTAATGGGTCTTGTTCTACTGGAGGCGGTTCACAACTCTGTCCTGCATTTGCTGACCTCAATATTAACCCACTCAACCCGCCCACTGACTCAATCGGCAATATGAAAGTGGTCTTCGGCGCGACGGTGAGTGCCTTTGATGCAGCCACCTTCAACGGGAAGCTCACCCTTGATGGACAAGTTCCGGAACCAGGCACAGTGATTCTCCTCGGTTCTGGCTTGATCGCCCTTGCATGGCTGAGACGCAAACAGACCAACTCATGA
- a CDS encoding M1 family metallopeptidase, translating into MSDTHEQGSVFVDAQSYRLPETVSPERYQLRLTPDLTSFTFAGEETVSLTIHEPVSEITLNAAELTISTVTITGTHGVSHNGTVRLDDANERAIFTFPQTLSPGAWQLHLRFAGTLNDKLHGFYRSTYKDANGQEKTLASTQFESTDARRAFPCWDEPAAKAIFQSTLVINKHLTAISNTAVVRETPIPGTEKKEVVFADTIKMSTYLVAFIVGEFEGTPPVFVDGKPLRVWAIPGKRDLAKFGQDIGAASLQFFSTYYNYPYPGDKLDLIAIPDFASGAMENLGAITFRETALLVDVHQATRSELERVADVVSHENAHMWFGDLVTMRWWNGLWLNEAFATFMEMLAVDHCKPEWQRWTSFAVSRAAAMLVDGLNSTRPIEYPVRLPADAAGMFDILTYEKGASVLRMLEQYLGAEVFRQGIVRYLRKHEYANTETTDLWDAIEESAQQPVRTLMDSWVFQPGYPLITAEMDHNVLLLRQQRFLYLANTAADEQRWQVPIFLRVKTAAGVQEQRLLLTDREMRIPLPAAPEWVVVNAGGPGFYRVRYSQDLLTRLTRASQTALSAVERFNLINDTWAATLAGLTPVVSYLDLLQIFREETDHNVWTAMLGSCHYLYRLLDAEQRTGLQGFLRAFLRPITQKLGWDPSPGENELTRQLRGELLNALGTLGNDPATQNEAKVRYQQYRTTPNAVDRNIVPALVAILAHMGSRAEYEEFHANVGSAKTPQEEQRYLFALAAFRHTDLLDRTLTMTINGEVRTQNAPYLMRALLLNTDGREHVWKFLTQHWDEMIRQYPDNSIVRMGEGITALVTPALEADVQAFFSSHPVKQGAKTMEQHLEKLRIAVACKQREEKSLTTYLARLQ; encoded by the coding sequence ATGTCGGATACGCACGAACAAGGTTCGGTCTTTGTCGATGCTCAATCGTATCGCTTACCTGAAACCGTGAGCCCGGAGCGCTATCAGCTGCGTCTCACCCCCGACCTCACATCTTTCACCTTTGCAGGCGAAGAAACGGTATCCCTCACTATCCACGAACCGGTCTCAGAAATTACGCTGAATGCCGCAGAACTCACCATTAGCACGGTAACAATCACCGGAACTCACGGTGTGTCCCACAATGGCACGGTACGCTTGGATGACGCAAACGAGCGCGCGATCTTCACGTTTCCGCAAACACTTTCTCCTGGTGCGTGGCAACTGCACTTACGGTTTGCTGGTACTCTCAACGACAAGCTACACGGCTTTTACCGGAGTACGTATAAAGACGCGAATGGGCAGGAAAAAACCCTGGCAAGTACTCAATTCGAATCAACCGATGCCCGACGTGCCTTTCCCTGCTGGGATGAGCCCGCAGCAAAAGCCATATTTCAGTCAACACTTGTCATTAATAAGCATTTGACAGCGATCTCAAACACCGCCGTTGTGCGTGAAACACCGATCCCTGGAACCGAGAAAAAAGAAGTCGTGTTTGCAGATACCATCAAAATGTCGACCTATTTGGTCGCGTTCATCGTGGGAGAATTTGAGGGGACACCACCCGTGTTTGTCGATGGGAAACCGCTCCGCGTGTGGGCGATTCCTGGCAAACGCGACTTAGCCAAATTCGGTCAAGACATCGGGGCTGCGTCCTTACAGTTTTTCAGCACGTACTACAATTATCCCTACCCTGGCGACAAGCTCGACCTTATCGCCATTCCTGATTTCGCGTCAGGAGCGATGGAGAATCTCGGTGCCATCACTTTTCGTGAAACTGCACTGCTGGTCGATGTACACCAGGCAACTCGCAGCGAACTTGAACGCGTCGCTGACGTCGTCTCACATGAAAATGCCCATATGTGGTTCGGTGACCTTGTCACAATGCGCTGGTGGAATGGGTTGTGGCTGAACGAGGCATTCGCCACGTTCATGGAAATGCTCGCAGTCGACCATTGCAAGCCCGAATGGCAGCGCTGGACGAGTTTCGCCGTCTCACGTGCAGCAGCCATGCTCGTTGATGGCCTCAACAGCACCCGGCCCATTGAATACCCGGTTCGCTTACCAGCCGATGCGGCTGGCATGTTCGACATTCTCACCTATGAAAAGGGCGCATCTGTCTTACGCATGCTGGAACAATATCTTGGTGCCGAGGTTTTTCGTCAGGGCATCGTCCGTTATCTCCGCAAGCATGAGTACGCGAATACAGAGACCACCGACCTCTGGGATGCTATCGAAGAATCGGCACAGCAGCCTGTCCGTACGCTAATGGACTCCTGGGTGTTTCAGCCTGGCTATCCACTCATCACCGCCGAGATGGACCACAATGTCCTGCTCTTACGGCAGCAACGGTTTCTCTATTTGGCGAATACAGCCGCGGACGAGCAACGCTGGCAGGTGCCCATCTTTCTTCGCGTAAAAACTGCGGCAGGCGTACAAGAACAACGCCTCTTGCTCACTGATCGTGAAATGCGCATCCCGCTCCCTGCAGCGCCCGAATGGGTCGTGGTCAATGCCGGTGGACCGGGGTTCTATCGCGTTCGCTACTCGCAAGACCTGCTAACGCGTCTCACGCGTGCCTCGCAAACAGCACTCTCAGCGGTAGAACGCTTCAACCTGATCAATGACACCTGGGCGGCCACTCTTGCCGGGCTGACGCCAGTCGTCTCGTATCTCGATCTCCTCCAGATCTTCCGTGAAGAGACCGACCACAACGTGTGGACCGCGATGCTCGGATCGTGTCACTACTTGTATCGACTCCTTGATGCCGAGCAGCGTACAGGCTTGCAGGGGTTTCTCCGCGCCTTCCTCCGTCCGATTACACAAAAACTCGGTTGGGATCCGTCCCCCGGAGAAAATGAACTCACCCGTCAGTTACGTGGTGAACTCCTGAATGCATTAGGGACACTCGGAAATGATCCTGCGACACAGAACGAAGCGAAAGTTCGTTACCAGCAGTACAGAACGACACCCAACGCGGTTGACCGCAACATTGTCCCTGCCTTGGTTGCTATTCTCGCTCACATGGGAAGTCGCGCAGAGTATGAAGAGTTTCATGCCAATGTCGGTAGCGCAAAGACTCCGCAAGAAGAACAACGCTATCTGTTCGCGCTCGCCGCCTTCCGACATACGGACTTGCTTGACCGCACCCTCACGATGACGATCAATGGGGAGGTGCGCACGCAAAACGCGCCGTATCTTATGCGGGCACTGCTCTTGAACACTGATGGCCGCGAGCATGTCTGGAAGTTTCTCACACAGCACTGGGACGAGATGATACGCCAGTATCCTGACAACTCGATCGTCCGTATGGGCGAAGGGATTACCGCCCTAGTGACTCCTGCGCTCGAAGCCGACGTACAGGCATTCTTCTCTTCACATCCAGTCAAACAAGGGGCGAAGACGATGGAGCAGCATTTGGAGAAGCTGCGCATCGCGGTTGCGTGTAAGCAGCGAGAGGAAAAGAGTCTGACGACGTACCTGGCTCGTCTCCAGTAG
- a CDS encoding OmpA family protein, translating to MKELIGIVIGLLTFFLLVSLCVSNYGRTPSAQRKITGTHVTRLPAPEKTQSLAPTPVPPVASSAAVAAAAAAATPLVSAAVPAAGAATPHEPAHTPTSSPPPAGTSDPALGSLSESKTSLGVTMTSDHADAMIEFQTGCAHISRRGQTTLKALLSALTRTPHSQVEIRGYTDNSGHQQFNEDLSRLRADVVRYYLMTRGIEAARIRTSGHGPKSPIADNRTPQAASATVACKLLSMTPHCGAHGEKGVSQCHHCLCKFFCI from the coding sequence ATGAAAGAACTGATCGGCATCGTGATAGGGCTCCTGACCTTCTTCTTGCTCGTATCACTATGCGTGAGTAACTACGGACGCACTCCTTCTGCTCAACGGAAGATCACTGGTACGCACGTCACACGACTACCAGCCCCCGAGAAAACGCAATCCCTAGCTCCCACTCCTGTCCCCCCAGTAGCCTCTTCTGCTGCGGTAGCTGCTGCCGCAGCAGCCGCAACTCCTCTCGTTAGTGCGGCAGTCCCTGCAGCTGGAGCAGCAACGCCCCACGAACCTGCTCACACCCCGACTTCTTCTCCGCCACCTGCAGGCACGTCTGATCCAGCGTTGGGTTCATTATCCGAGTCGAAAACCTCACTTGGAGTGACGATGACCAGTGATCATGCTGATGCGATGATTGAATTCCAAACTGGCTGTGCGCACATCTCGCGCAGAGGGCAAACCACCTTGAAAGCGCTCCTCTCAGCGTTAACGCGTACGCCGCATTCGCAAGTCGAGATTCGAGGCTATACGGATAACAGTGGTCACCAGCAGTTCAATGAGGATCTCAGCCGCCTACGTGCAGACGTCGTCCGCTACTATCTGATGACACGAGGAATAGAGGCGGCACGTATTCGCACCAGTGGGCATGGCCCCAAATCTCCCATTGCTGATAATCGAACCCCACAGGCCGCCAGCGCAACCGTCGCGTGCAAGTTACTCTCCATGACTCCGCACTGCGGAGCACACGGTGAAAAAGGAGTTTCTCAATGTCACCATTGTTTATGCAAATTCTTTTGTATCTGA
- a CDS encoding OmpA family protein, which yields MTEKLGIIVGIVSFLGFSVFCTWHHAMSPEMHPSSSSSPSSAPPTSLEAPFSSAALPSSTTTTVTTTEIQSPTTLDPIPQPSPAPTVLPPQPPTASLPPETLIQEEAQQPAVPHTLRGKVIEFDAGSDALSTKGRFALTSILAMLRNRPAAHIEITGHTDNLGTEDYNIDLSQRRAETVRLYLLSQGIAEEQLSMQAYGSSLPIANNATPEGRQRNRSAEVIVHSDSLGS from the coding sequence ATGACGGAAAAGCTTGGAATTATTGTTGGGATTGTCTCTTTTCTCGGGTTTTCGGTGTTTTGTACGTGGCATCATGCGATGTCACCAGAAATGCATCCCTCTTCCAGTAGTTCACCTTCCTCCGCACCACCTACATCACTGGAAGCCCCCTTCTCTTCTGCGGCCCTCCCCTCTTCTACTACTACAACTGTCACTACAACTGAGATACAATCACCAACAACCTTAGACCCCATCCCTCAACCTTCTCCCGCACCAACTGTGCTCCCTCCACAACCTCCAACGGCGTCTCTTCCTCCAGAAACGCTAATTCAAGAAGAGGCTCAGCAACCGGCTGTTCCGCATACGCTTAGAGGGAAGGTCATTGAGTTTGACGCTGGTAGTGATGCACTCTCGACCAAGGGCCGTTTCGCTCTGACCTCTATTCTTGCTATGCTTCGTAATCGTCCTGCGGCACATATCGAAATCACTGGTCACACCGATAATCTGGGCACCGAAGACTACAACATAGACTTGAGCCAGCGCCGCGCCGAGACAGTGAGGTTATATCTCCTCTCTCAGGGGATAGCGGAGGAGCAACTGTCCATGCAGGCATACGGATCTTCTCTCCCCATTGCTAACAACGCCACGCCAGAAGGACGGCAGCGGAATCGGAGTGCTGAAGTTATCGTGCACTCAGACTCTCTTGGGAGCTGA